The Acetivibrio saccincola genome window below encodes:
- a CDS encoding MGDG synthase family glycosyltransferase: protein MDILFLSISMGAGHLKAAYALKEYVEKKYPHSKNIIVDTFKYINPLAHKVIVDGYLKMIKLKPRLYGKLYSLSEYKEILNKLSNIMNIMLSPKIERLVKEFNPSVIVCTHPFPLKMVSYLKKENKISTPAVSILTDYVNHPLWFHKNIEAFIVGHDYIKEDMIRCGIPRETIFSYGVPVSQIFLEKKEKSLARKELSLEDKFTVLIMGGSLGYGNLESAFRGFGKCSREMQLIAVCGKNKQLKKRLEKISLSFKNKKVRILGYADNISTLMDAADILVTKPGGMTISEALVKELPMFINSPIPGQEERNAKFLVTSGAAVTISKNDDIENILCQTVDNQTRFRHMKEMAKTLSTPYSAKNIVNLIEGLL from the coding sequence ATGGATATTTTGTTTTTATCAATATCAATGGGAGCGGGACATTTAAAAGCTGCCTATGCCTTAAAAGAATATGTGGAAAAAAAATATCCTCATTCAAAAAATATAATTGTGGATACTTTTAAATATATAAACCCTTTAGCACATAAAGTTATTGTGGACGGATATTTAAAAATGATAAAACTAAAACCCCGGCTGTACGGAAAACTGTATAGTTTGTCCGAGTATAAAGAAATTTTAAATAAACTAAGCAATATCATGAATATTATGCTGTCACCTAAAATAGAAAGGCTGGTTAAAGAGTTTAACCCCTCTGTTATAGTGTGCACACATCCTTTCCCCCTTAAGATGGTTTCTTATTTAAAAAAAGAAAATAAAATTTCCACACCTGCCGTTTCAATTTTAACTGACTATGTAAATCATCCCCTGTGGTTTCACAAAAATATTGAAGCTTTTATAGTAGGGCATGATTATATAAAAGAGGACATGATACGATGCGGCATTCCAAGAGAAACTATATTTTCATACGGGGTACCTGTTTCACAAATTTTTTTAGAGAAAAAGGAAAAGTCTTTGGCAAGAAAAGAACTGTCCTTAGAGGACAAATTTACCGTTCTTATTATGGGTGGAAGTTTAGGATATGGAAATTTAGAAAGTGCTTTTAGAGGCTTTGGAAAGTGTTCCAGGGAAATGCAGTTAATTGCCGTATGCGGGAAAAATAAACAGCTTAAAAAGAGACTTGAAAAAATTTCCCTCTCATTTAAAAATAAAAAGGTTAGAATATTAGGATATGCAGATAACATTTCCACTCTTATGGATGCAGCAGATATTCTCGTGACTAAACCCGGTGGTATGACTATATCAGAAGCCCTTGTAAAAGAACTTCCCATGTTTATAAATTCACCCATACCCGGCCAGGAAGAGAGAAATGCAAAATTTCTTGTAACTTCCGGAGCTGCAGTAACCATTTCTAAAAATGACGATATAGAAAATATTTTATGCCAGACAGTAGACAACCAAACAAGGTTCCGGCATATGAAGGAGATGGCTAAAACTCTTTCCACCCCTTATTCAGCAAAAAATATAGTTAATTTAATTGAAGGGTTGCTCTGA
- the ypeB gene encoding germination protein YpeB: MSIRGKLKDFKNRLSDRKMYTITIVALALVAVWGMYQYRNAANLRQELDNQYNRAFYEMVGYVDNVQALLIKSLITSTPNATATTMQEAWRQANLAQANLGQLPVSQHALANTAKFLAQVGDLAYSINNKNMEGKNLDEKEYKMIEQLHGYAESLNKSLNDLQSQISSGRIKWGELREKGTPLFKRTSSEMPKEQFENIDKTFVDYPTLIYDGPFSDHLTKIEPKGLTGEDLNQDEAKEYVIKFFGKDKVERVDTVGKNDNSDIKTYTYNVVFKDGSEDDIATVDVTQKGGHVLWMLRNRDTGQETVDIDKAKELGKKFLEERGYKGMVDTYYLKEDGTATINYAYQQEGVTIYPDLIKVKIALDNGEIVGFESKGYLYAHIERNIPEPKITEEEARSMIGDRMEIVSSGLAIIPTDYKTELFTYEFKGKLNDRDFIVYINAETGKEEKILMIVDTPNGILTM, encoded by the coding sequence TTGAGTATCAGAGGGAAGCTAAAAGACTTTAAAAACAGGCTGTCAGACAGAAAGATGTACACCATTACAATTGTAGCACTGGCGTTGGTTGCAGTGTGGGGTATGTATCAGTACAGAAATGCGGCAAATTTGCGCCAAGAGCTGGACAATCAATACAACAGAGCCTTTTATGAAATGGTTGGATATGTGGATAATGTACAGGCACTATTGATAAAATCCCTTATAACCTCTACACCAAATGCCACTGCAACAACTATGCAGGAAGCCTGGAGGCAGGCAAATTTAGCACAGGCAAATTTGGGACAGCTGCCTGTTTCACAGCATGCATTGGCAAATACAGCCAAGTTTTTAGCTCAAGTAGGGGATTTGGCCTATTCAATAAATAACAAGAATATGGAAGGAAAAAATTTAGATGAAAAAGAATACAAAATGATAGAACAGCTTCATGGTTATGCAGAATCCTTAAATAAAAGCTTAAATGATTTGCAAAGTCAAATTTCTTCAGGAAGAATAAAATGGGGGGAGCTCAGGGAGAAAGGCACTCCTTTGTTTAAAAGGACTTCCAGTGAAATGCCCAAAGAGCAGTTTGAAAATATAGATAAGACATTTGTAGACTACCCCACTCTTATTTATGACGGACCTTTTTCTGACCACTTGACAAAAATTGAGCCTAAAGGTCTTACAGGAGAAGATTTAAACCAGGATGAGGCAAAGGAATATGTCATTAAATTTTTTGGAAAGGATAAAGTGGAAAGAGTAGACACAGTGGGAAAAAATGATAATTCAGATATTAAGACATATACCTATAATGTTGTATTTAAAGATGGTTCAGAGGATGATATTGCCACTGTGGATGTTACCCAAAAAGGTGGACATGTGCTCTGGATGCTCCGCAACAGGGACACAGGACAGGAGACGGTAGATATTGACAAGGCAAAGGAGCTTGGTAAAAAGTTTCTGGAAGAAAGAGGGTATAAGGGAATGGTAGACACCTATTACTTAAAAGAAGACGGCACAGCTACCATAAATTATGCCTACCAGCAGGAAGGAGTAACTATATACCCGGACCTTATTAAAGTAAAAATTGCCTTAGACAACGGTGAAATAGTGGGTTTTGAAAGTAAAGGATACCTCTATGCGCATATAGAAAGAAATATACCTGAACCTAAAATAACTGAAGAAGAAGCAAGAAGTATGATTGGGGACAGGATGGAGATAGTAAGCTCAGGTCTTGCAATTATACCTACAGATTACAAAACCGAGCTATTTACCTATGAGTTTAAAGGAAAATTAAATGATAGGGATTTTATTGTATATATTAATGCAGAGACAGGGAAAGAGGAGAAAATTTTAATGATAGTGGATACTCCTAACGGAATATTGACTATGTAA
- a CDS encoding type II CAAX endopeptidase family protein: MGKRYYARESESLKLIHVGTLYSICVILFLLANKLFINLNFYVANLTIQFAFILLPAALFLVLFKFDVKKILRLNKIKFKTLIIIFFLMVSSMPLAGVFNLLNQYLVKVIFGEVELLDIPIENTLPGVMLGFFLVGIAAGICEEVLFRGIIQRGFERYGVKKAIIITALLFGLMHFDFQRLFGTFLLGALIGFIAYRTNSLYSGIFAHFVNNSVALLTKLYYQKLNEFSMDVEIGANALPQLENIPVGDSVVTVVAFIIGFLIALAFFAGFFILFMVLFIKNTSKTEVDVIEEKEPVMLKDILVFVPGLLVVVYVYIEQGARLIGL, encoded by the coding sequence ATGGGAAAAAGGTATTATGCAAGAGAATCTGAAAGCCTTAAGCTTATCCATGTAGGTACACTGTATTCCATATGTGTAATTTTGTTTTTATTAGCAAATAAATTGTTTATAAACTTAAATTTTTATGTAGCAAATTTAACCATCCAATTTGCATTTATACTGCTTCCAGCAGCTTTATTTCTGGTTTTATTTAAATTTGATGTAAAAAAAATACTTAGATTAAATAAAATCAAATTTAAAACACTCATTATAATATTTTTTCTCATGGTATCTTCAATGCCTTTAGCCGGTGTATTCAATCTTTTAAACCAATATTTAGTCAAGGTGATTTTTGGGGAAGTTGAATTATTAGATATTCCAATAGAAAATACTTTGCCTGGTGTAATGCTGGGTTTTTTTCTTGTAGGTATTGCAGCGGGAATTTGTGAAGAAGTTCTTTTCAGGGGGATAATTCAAAGAGGTTTTGAAAGGTATGGGGTTAAAAAAGCCATTATAATTACTGCGCTGCTTTTTGGATTAATGCATTTTGATTTTCAAAGACTTTTTGGAACTTTTCTTTTAGGAGCTTTAATAGGATTTATTGCTTACAGGACAAATTCCCTATATAGTGGTATATTTGCCCACTTTGTAAACAACTCTGTTGCACTTCTTACAAAATTATACTATCAAAAATTAAATGAATTTTCAATGGATGTGGAAATAGGTGCAAATGCCTTACCCCAATTAGAAAACATACCTGTAGGTGATTCTGTGGTGACGGTAGTTGCTTTTATAATTGGTTTTTTAATAGCTTTGGCGTTTTTTGCAGGATTTTTTATATTATTCATGGTTTTATTTATTAAAAATACCTCAAAAACAGAGGTTGATGTTATAGAAGAGAAAGAACCTGTAATGCTGAAGGATATTCTGGTTTTTGTACCCGGTCTGTTAGTGGTAGTATATGTATATATTGAACAGGGGGCTAGGCTGATAGGACTCTAA
- a CDS encoding ATP-binding protein: MGKNVYNLIKSEYENRQKKAYHSLLKRRTLAYSKVPLLEEIDRQIKISGIKYTKMILQKSLPSDKAADQLFKKISHLKEEKKQLLEKHFNDPDYLEIKFYCEKCRDTGFTVGSNGVEKCFCFKQQYIDNLFTQSNIKLLDRENFSNFNENYYPDIVDPEKYGIKITPRENILKIKSRALSFIDNIDNPEEKNLFFSGPTGVGKTFMINCIAKELLEKGRTVLYQSSPSLFNTINQYNLKFQRGEVFEDTVYKSIYNVELLIIDDLGTESQTAARYAELLNIINIRQENNIRRPCKTIISTNIGINELNQFYGERVVSRIIGGFDLFKFAGEDIRVLKKLSENNKLK; encoded by the coding sequence ATGGGCAAAAACGTATACAACCTGATTAAATCAGAGTATGAAAATAGACAAAAAAAAGCATATCATTCACTTTTAAAGAGGAGAACTTTAGCTTATTCTAAAGTTCCTCTCTTAGAGGAAATTGACAGGCAAATAAAGATTAGCGGTATAAAGTATACTAAAATGATACTTCAAAAATCCCTGCCTTCTGATAAAGCTGCAGACCAGCTGTTTAAAAAAATTTCTCACCTTAAAGAGGAAAAAAAGCAGCTTCTTGAAAAACATTTTAATGATCCGGATTATTTAGAAATAAAATTTTACTGTGAGAAATGTCGTGATACAGGTTTTACTGTTGGCTCAAATGGTGTTGAAAAGTGTTTTTGCTTTAAACAGCAGTACATTGATAATTTATTCACCCAATCAAATATAAAATTATTAGACAGAGAAAACTTTTCAAATTTTAATGAGAATTATTATCCTGACATTGTTGACCCGGAAAAATACGGAATAAAAATAACACCCCGGGAAAATATACTGAAAATAAAATCCCGTGCTCTTTCCTTTATTGACAATATAGACAATCCTGAAGAAAAAAACCTTTTCTTCAGCGGTCCCACCGGTGTGGGAAAAACCTTTATGATAAACTGCATTGCAAAGGAGCTTTTAGAAAAGGGTAGAACTGTCTTATACCAGTCTTCACCTTCCCTTTTTAACACCATAAACCAGTACAATTTAAAATTTCAAAGGGGAGAAGTTTTTGAAGACACGGTTTATAAAAGCATCTATAATGTAGAGCTTTTAATAATAGACGACTTGGGTACAGAATCCCAAACTGCTGCAAGATATGCAGAGCTTTTAAATATCATAAACATACGTCAGGAAAACAATATCCGCCGCCCGTGCAAAACCATTATTTCCACAAATATTGGGATTAATGAACTAAACCAGTTTTATGGGGAAAGAGTTGTTTCCAGGATAATTGGCGGATTTGACTTGTTTAAATTTGCCGGCGAAGATATACGTGTTTTAAAAAAGCTTTCAGAAAATAACAAACTAAAATAA
- a CDS encoding DnaD domain-containing protein, whose protein sequence is MFFDCYKSILYSDTLVPDIFITEHMPLLDSNCVKVYLYCLFLSKHNKRASTEEFAKNLNMDVDTVKHSFTCLDNMGILTWKENGIQLHDLKEKEIKKMYRLKTTSTPEEAVKNCEKNKRRNEIISTINNTFFQGVMSPSWYTDIDTWFDRFKFDEDVMLALFQYCFDQKGLSKPYIEKVAESWKSRNIKNSFDLDNYSIEYEKFKDVRKLIVKKLKLNRNLTEYEEKYVETWVMDYKYSFEIIELALKKTTSKTNPNFNYIHSIITDWYKNGFKTKEEILMYDAKRKKTSSKKAQMPVAVPQKENFEQRRYDEGYLESLYENA, encoded by the coding sequence ATGTTTTTTGACTGTTACAAATCAATTTTATATTCAGATACGCTGGTTCCGGATATCTTTATTACCGAACACATGCCTTTATTGGATTCAAATTGTGTAAAGGTATATTTGTATTGCCTGTTCTTAAGCAAGCACAATAAAAGGGCTTCCACTGAAGAATTTGCCAAAAACCTTAATATGGACGTAGATACAGTTAAGCATTCCTTCACCTGTCTTGACAATATGGGTATATTGACATGGAAGGAAAACGGCATACAGCTTCATGATTTAAAAGAAAAAGAAATTAAAAAAATGTACCGCTTAAAAACAACTTCCACCCCTGAGGAAGCAGTTAAAAATTGTGAAAAAAATAAAAGACGCAACGAAATTATATCTACAATAAACAATACCTTTTTCCAGGGCGTTATGTCCCCATCCTGGTACACTGACATAGATACCTGGTTTGACAGGTTTAAATTTGATGAAGATGTAATGCTGGCACTTTTTCAATACTGTTTTGATCAAAAGGGACTGTCAAAACCCTATATTGAAAAAGTGGCAGAAAGCTGGAAAAGCAGGAATATTAAAAATTCATTTGATTTGGATAATTATTCCATCGAATATGAGAAGTTTAAAGATGTGAGAAAGCTAATAGTTAAGAAACTCAAACTAAACAGAAACCTTACAGAATACGAAGAAAAATATGTTGAAACCTGGGTAATGGATTATAAGTATTCTTTTGAAATTATAGAACTGGCACTTAAAAAGACTACTTCAAAAACCAACCCAAACTTTAATTACATACACAGCATCATAACCGACTGGTATAAAAACGGCTTTAAAACCAAAGAGGAAATTCTTATGTATGATGCCAAAAGGAAAAAAACATCTTCTAAAAAAGCCCAAATGCCTGTAGCTGTGCCTCAAAAAGAGAATTTTGAACAGCGCCGGTATGATGAGGGCTACCTTGAAAGCCTTTATGAAAATGCTTAA
- a CDS encoding extracellular solute-binding protein, with amino-acid sequence MKKKLAIFLACFMALALVFTGCSGKDEGGNVEPTESPGATDKGNANDEGKGANEEIELILWSISTESDAFHNAYTQAIKDFEAANPGVKIKHETFENQSYKTIIATSVAGNDLPDIFYTWGGGFSAPFVDSGNVLALDEYFTDEYKSQINEAALTYQTYNGKVYGVTYTTPISTLFYNKKIFAENGVEPPTTFDELVEVCEKLKANGVTPIGISAKDIWVLAMTHDNLVLKSAGHEKTVSALTRTGQSYDDPDFLKAAESFKKLVDMGAFVDGAAGRTNDEASAEFYAGRVAMFVTGSWMAGSIQQDAENPEDFDAVPYPLLGDKAAATDFMGGAADTLMVSKSSKHPELAAKAAIELARSISKYSYLDGAGLPVWEVDYDDSSVNPLTRKLAGFVEGATSFTLWFDTLMEPEYKDPYLDMLQQLYFGELSPEGFVKGMAENLEK; translated from the coding sequence ATGAAGAAAAAATTAGCAATTTTTTTGGCATGTTTCATGGCACTAGCACTTGTCTTTACTGGTTGTAGTGGTAAAGACGAAGGTGGTAATGTAGAGCCCACTGAAAGTCCAGGTGCAACTGATAAAGGCAATGCAAACGATGAAGGCAAGGGTGCTAATGAAGAGATTGAGCTGATTTTGTGGAGTATTTCAACAGAGAGTGATGCGTTCCACAACGCATACACACAAGCGATTAAAGACTTTGAAGCTGCAAACCCAGGTGTAAAAATTAAGCATGAAACTTTTGAAAACCAGTCATATAAAACAATTATTGCAACATCAGTTGCAGGAAATGACCTTCCTGACATATTTTACACTTGGGGTGGAGGATTCTCTGCACCATTTGTAGATTCAGGTAATGTGCTTGCTCTTGATGAGTATTTTACTGATGAGTACAAATCTCAAATAAATGAAGCAGCACTTACTTACCAAACATATAATGGAAAAGTATATGGTGTAACATATACAACTCCTATTTCAACACTATTCTACAACAAAAAGATATTTGCTGAAAACGGTGTTGAACCTCCAACTACTTTTGATGAGCTTGTTGAAGTATGTGAAAAACTTAAAGCAAACGGCGTTACACCAATTGGTATAAGTGCAAAAGATATATGGGTTCTTGCTATGACTCATGACAACCTGGTTTTAAAATCAGCGGGTCATGAAAAAACAGTATCAGCACTAACACGTACAGGACAGAGTTATGATGATCCTGATTTCCTAAAAGCAGCAGAAAGCTTCAAAAAGTTAGTTGACATGGGTGCATTTGTTGATGGTGCAGCTGGAAGGACAAATGACGAAGCTAGTGCAGAGTTCTATGCAGGAAGAGTTGCAATGTTTGTAACAGGAAGCTGGATGGCAGGTTCTATTCAGCAGGATGCAGAAAATCCAGAAGATTTTGATGCTGTTCCATATCCTCTATTAGGAGACAAGGCAGCAGCAACTGATTTCATGGGTGGTGCAGCTGACACACTTATGGTAAGTAAGTCTTCAAAGCATCCTGAACTTGCAGCAAAAGCAGCAATAGAATTGGCAAGAAGTATATCCAAGTACTCATACCTTGACGGTGCAGGACTTCCTGTATGGGAAGTGGATTATGATGACAGTTCAGTAAATCCGCTTACAAGAAAGCTTGCAGGTTTTGTAGAAGGTGCAACATCCTTTACACTTTGGTTTGATACACTTATGGAGCCTGAGTACAAAGATCCTTATTTAGACATGTTACAGCAATTATACTTTGGCGAATTGTCACCAGAAGGTTTTGTAAAAGGAATGGCAGAGAACCTTGAAAAATAA